Within Sander lucioperca isolate FBNREF2018 chromosome 22, SLUC_FBN_1.2, whole genome shotgun sequence, the genomic segment AATGttggctcgggcagagaatctaaactctagaaGGGGGTACAAgactggtgttttttttaaccaaagcCCAGGAGACAATTTATGGAACATTAAACCTGCTTTTGCTGTTGTAGAAAATAATACCCGTaatttgtcagctgtttggagAAATGTGTTCCTTAAGTGCTGGGGAAGAGCTAACGAAGCAGCTGGCTTCATCTCTCTTATGTATTCCAGGTGTGGGAGGGCAAAGGTGTGGTGAAGACCGGCAGGGTGATGCTGGGTGAGACCAACCCTGCTGATTCCAAGCCCGGGACCATCAGAGGAGACTTTTGCATCGACGTCAGCAAGTGAGTGTTTTTGTTGGGCTCAGAGGAGCCCTAAATATCAACAGTGTGTTCAATGGTAGCCCAGACATAACTTAGTGGGATGTTAAGTTTGTTTCTTTGGACCAAATTCTCTCGGATGCGTTATATTCATTCCTCACGCTTTGCTTTGTCCTTTTTAACAGGAACATCATCCATGGCAGTGACTCCGTCGAGAGTGCCAACAAGGAGATTTCCCTGTGGTTTAAAGATGACGAGCTGGTCCACTACACGAGCTGTGCCGCCAGCTGGCTCTACTGAGCACTCTGGGTGCTGCAGCAGTCCTTGGACTGGTTGGAGACCAGTAAAACATTCGCCTCAGATTCCCTCTTTTTTGTCCATAGCCTAGAGGAGAA encodes:
- the LOC116067483 gene encoding nucleoside diphosphate kinase A1-like isoform X2; its protein translation is MAEQKERTFIAIKPDGVQRGIIGEVIKRFETKGFKLVAMKMQHASEDLLTQHYLDLKDRPFFPTLMKYMSSGPVVAMVWEGKGVVKTGRVMLGETNPADSKPGTIRGDFCIDVSKNIIHGSDSVESANKEISLWFKDDELVHYTSCAASWLY